A genomic segment from Limibacillus halophilus encodes:
- a CDS encoding alpha/beta fold hydrolase, whose amino-acid sequence MSARYMPQAGSAPRLESCSIAESVSAPTLLEGEESGLQGGTYYRVVGQGPTVLLAHGLGHDLTLWDRVAASLAPRFRVVRFDLLGHGRSAKPPGPYTLDSFLRQFDLLDRQVDLRSAHLVGHAAGALLCLRRGLIHQHSVSSALLLHPFARPPLDEGATGMPELPCVVRAMRRRCDSVILQCSTTIFQVFWQDLSKNVMKPAFPVEVINGASDPQSQAYEGPMGQDLVRMLEGANARTLTRMGTLSPLTAAEEIVGRVFALMEQLGSRSIEEA is encoded by the coding sequence ATGTCCGCAAGATACATGCCGCAAGCAGGTTCTGCGCCCCGGCTGGAGAGTTGTTCCATCGCGGAAAGCGTCTCGGCGCCAACTCTCCTTGAGGGTGAAGAAAGCGGCCTGCAGGGTGGTACCTATTACCGGGTGGTGGGGCAGGGGCCGACCGTTTTGCTGGCGCATGGTCTCGGCCATGACCTGACACTTTGGGACCGCGTCGCCGCTTCTCTCGCCCCTCGTTTCCGGGTTGTCCGTTTTGACCTGCTCGGTCACGGCCGGAGTGCCAAGCCGCCTGGTCCCTATACGCTGGATAGTTTCCTGCGCCAGTTTGACCTGCTCGACAGGCAGGTCGATTTGCGGTCCGCACATCTGGTCGGACATGCCGCAGGCGCCCTATTGTGCCTTCGGCGCGGGCTAATTCATCAGCACAGTGTTTCCTCGGCCCTGCTGCTGCACCCCTTCGCGCGGCCGCCGCTGGACGAGGGCGCGACCGGAATGCCGGAACTTCCATGCGTGGTTCGGGCAATGCGCAGGCGCTGCGACTCGGTCATTCTCCAATGCAGCACGACGATCTTTCAGGTCTTCTGGCAGGATCTGTCCAAAAATGTAATGAAACCGGCCTTTCCGGTGGAAGTCATCAATGGGGCCAGCGACCCGCAGTCCCAGGCCTACGAAGGCCCTATGGGGCAAGACCTTGTGCGCATGCTGGAGGGCGCCAATGCCAGGACCCTGACCAGGATGGGCACGCTATCGCCCCTCACCGCGGCCGAGGAAATTGTTGGTCGTGTTTTTGCCCTCATGGAGCAACTTGGCAGCCGAAGCATTGAGGAGG
- a CDS encoding amino acid synthesis family protein, with amino-acid sequence MTENAKRLVRKSIVSIEDTFIEGGRAASVPLRMVVGAAVVHNPWAGQGFVDDLRPEIHALAPILGDLIVPPVIAAAGGRDAVVTYGKAAVVGVDGEVEHASALIHTLRFGNILRDGAEGSSFLPFTNLRAGPGFALSIPMKHKMKEQEGSRAHFLTATVSIPDAPAPDEILVAVAVATGGRPHHRIGDRYQDMRDLGVDQTGARLEQV; translated from the coding sequence ATGACTGAGAATGCAAAGCGCCTCGTGCGCAAATCCATCGTAAGCATCGAGGATACCTTCATCGAGGGTGGACGCGCAGCCTCCGTGCCCCTGCGTATGGTCGTGGGCGCAGCCGTGGTTCACAATCCCTGGGCTGGGCAGGGGTTCGTCGATGACCTCCGACCGGAAATCCACGCCCTGGCCCCAATACTGGGCGACCTGATCGTTCCCCCAGTAATTGCTGCCGCGGGAGGCCGGGACGCGGTCGTGACTTACGGCAAGGCGGCGGTCGTTGGTGTCGACGGCGAGGTAGAGCACGCTTCCGCACTCATCCATACCCTGCGTTTCGGCAACATCCTGCGCGATGGCGCCGAGGGCAGTTCCTTCTTGCCCTTCACAAACCTGCGCGCGGGTCCGGGTTTTGCTCTCAGCATTCCCATGAAGCACAAAATGAAGGAACAGGAGGGGTCGCGGGCTCATTTCCTGACGGCAACCGTCTCCATTCCAGATGCGCCGGCGCCCGACGAAATTCTGGTCGCAGTTGCGGTCGCGACGGGCGGTCGCCCACACCACCGGATCGGTGACCGCTACCAGGACATGCGGGACCTCGGGGTCGATCAGACGGGTGCCCGTTTGGAGCAGGTTTGA